One genomic segment of Bombina bombina isolate aBomBom1 chromosome 4, aBomBom1.pri, whole genome shotgun sequence includes these proteins:
- the LOC128657949 gene encoding uncharacterized protein F54H12.2-like, with protein sequence MAFIHNGSLECAKSELDIFQIQPTQTSIEKSLYVEIQPLTAIIENAPLEFYIAGSGDHYFDLNNTLLFITCKIVKQDNTPPPEGARVSLINYPLSTLFNQVDVTLGDRLVSQSNNLYAYRGYIETILNYSADTLSTQFTGGLFYKDTAGHHDTRVLGGDNQGFNKRAHMLERGKTIELLGHLHSDLFFQEKLMLNGIDLKIKLTRNKDAFCLMSAEAEQYKVQILNASLFVKRVQISPAVRIGHAQGLLTANAKYALDRVRLKVYSIAAGSRVCNQENLFLGQLPKLVVIGFVDNDAFSGAYDKNPLCFKHNHVNFAALYLDGEQIPTKPFQPDFENGNAVREYISLVNIAGKQNCGSAILINRDEYINGYTLFAFDLTPDGESGSHYSLIRSGNLRAEIRFSRALERTVNMIVYSVFDNIIEINQRREVLYDYL encoded by the coding sequence atggcgTTTATTCATAATGGATCCTTAGAATGTGCCAAGTCAGAATTGGATATCTTTCAAATACAGCCTACACAAACAAGTATAGAAAAATCACTCTATGTGGAAATACAACCCCTGACAGCAATTATTGAAAATGCACCTTTAGAGTTCTATATAGCTGGAAGTGGAGATCATTATTTTGATCTGAACAACACCCTTTTGTTCATAACATGCAAAATTgttaaacaagacaatacaccacctCCTGAGGGGGCCCGAGTCAGCCTCATCAACTATCCACTGTCCACACTGTTTAATCAAGTGGATGTCACATTAGGAGACAGACTTGTATCACAATCAAATAATCTTTACGCTTACCGTGGGTACATTGAAACAATTCTTAATTATAGTGCTGATACACTATCAACGCAATTCACAGGTGGACTGTTTTATAAAGATACAGCGGGTCACCATGACACACGTGTCTTGGGTGGAGACAATCAAGGTTTTAACAAAAGAGCGCACATGTTAGAAAGGGGTAAAACTATTGAATTACTAGGTCATCTTCACAGTGACCTGTTTTTCCAAGAAAAGTTAATGTTAAACGGAATTGATTTGAAAATAAAACTTACTAGAAATAAAGATGCATTTTGTCTtatgtctgcagaagcagaacagtATAAAGTACAAATCTTGAATGCATCACTTTTTGTCAAAAGAGTGCAAATATCACCAGCAGTGCGAATAGGTCATGCGCAAGGCCTGCTAACAGCAAATGCAAAATATGCTCTGGATAGAGTCAGACTGAAAGTGTATTCTATCgctgcaggtagccgtgtatgTAATCAAGAAAATTTATTTCTGGGACAATTACCAAAGCTTGTGGTTATAGGATTTGTAGACAATGATGCCTTCTCAGGAGCTTATGACAAGAATCCGCTATGTTTCAAACACAACCATGTAAATTTTGCTGCACTCTATCTGGATGGTGAGCAAATACCAACAAAGCCATTTCAACCAGATTTTGAAAATGGAAATGCAGTACGTGAATATATTTCTCTAGTGAACATTGCAGGAAAGCAGAATTGTGGCTCTGCAATCCTAATTAACAGAGATGAATATATAAATGGATACACCCTTTTTGCCTTTGATCTCACACCCGATGGAGAAAGTGGATCTCATTATTCCCTTATACGTAGCGGAAATTTGAGAGCTGAGATTCGATTTTCAAGAGCACTTGAGAGAACTGTTAACATGATTGTATACAGTGTTTTTGACAACATTATTGAAATCAATCAAAGACGAGAAGTTTTGTAtgattatttataa